From Rudanella lutea DSM 19387, a single genomic window includes:
- a CDS encoding LysR substrate-binding domain-containing protein, whose protein sequence is MSLDTVTLQCFLAVAETGSFTKAADRVNRTQSAVSQQLAKLELILGKTLINRGKILSLTNEGEIFLGYARQIFALHREALDRFKQPELEGEVRFGLPEDLATVLLSDVLVNFSRIHPRVFLKVECDLTLNLFDRFRRGEFDLILVKMSRPEEFPEGVDMWSEALEWVGKVEHFKNNDPQSPLPLVLSPQPCVYRARAIEALETAGIPWRLVYSSPSYTGTVAAVKAGLGLTVLPKTIVPAPLEVLRTSLLPPLPQTHVSLLRQGHASKAVESLEEFVLKKVRH, encoded by the coding sequence ATGTCATTAGATACCGTCACGCTTCAGTGTTTTCTGGCCGTAGCCGAAACGGGTAGTTTCACTAAGGCCGCCGACCGGGTCAACCGGACCCAATCGGCGGTTAGTCAGCAGTTGGCTAAGCTTGAACTGATTCTGGGTAAGACACTCATCAACCGGGGCAAAATACTTTCGCTTACCAACGAGGGAGAGATTTTTCTGGGATACGCCCGGCAGATTTTTGCCCTGCACCGCGAAGCGCTCGACCGGTTCAAACAGCCCGAATTGGAGGGCGAGGTGCGTTTTGGCCTGCCCGAAGATCTGGCTACAGTGCTACTGTCGGATGTGCTGGTTAACTTTTCACGGATTCACCCCCGTGTGTTTCTGAAAGTCGAGTGCGACCTGACCCTGAACCTGTTCGACCGTTTCCGGCGGGGCGAGTTTGACCTGATTCTGGTCAAGATGAGCCGCCCCGAAGAATTCCCGGAAGGGGTTGATATGTGGTCCGAAGCACTCGAATGGGTCGGAAAAGTTGAGCACTTCAAAAACAACGACCCCCAAAGTCCGCTTCCGCTGGTGCTATCGCCCCAACCCTGTGTGTACCGGGCCCGCGCCATCGAAGCCCTCGAAACAGCCGGTATCCCGTGGCGTCTGGTGTATAGCAGCCCGAGCTACACGGGTACCGTAGCCGCCGTCAAAGCCGGTCTGGGCCTGACAGTACTCCCCAAAACTATTGTACCCGCTCCGCTGGAGGTACTGCGCACGAGTTTGTTGCCTCCGCTTCCGCAAACGCACGTTTCGTTGCTCCGGCAAGGCCACGCCAGCAAGGCCGTAGAGTCGCTGGAGGAGTTTGTGCTGAAAAAAGTGCGGCACTGA
- a CDS encoding proton-conducting transporter membrane subunit, which yields MAHLSQPLVLYVSLLALPIAGALVNGFGFRDNPHGGAQATTAAIWTSCLLAIAGLVFGDQYEGAAVFGIRADALSWIMATLILFVSGIVHQYSQRYMAGDRRYRAYFVQLSLLTAAALLMVMADHVLLLLAGWGLSNGLLVRLMIHKTGWRASYNAGMLALRMFFLGFLLLAFALMLLADLSGSYSLRAILTAGVDVSASPMTTVLILIMMAALIQSALLPFHKWLTSSLNSPTPVSALMHAGLINGGGFLLARFAPLYLHQNGLLLVLFGIGALTALVGAVWKLIQSDIKRMLACSTMSQMGFMVMQCGLGLFPAAVAHLCWHGLFKAFLFLSAGSAVAEKRQLAAFRPGTPTQFMLACVAGLAGVVGFAYMSNKPLPTAGQPLDSTVVLLGFAFMAATQIAQTVLQTGKPLVRLVPALVLALLAGGLYGVSVHGIETVLTPLAIAEPQPLHGVHLLVLSVMLLIWVGMNLNLLTELQNTRLWRNLYVAALNGSQPDANTTTPIRTTYHV from the coding sequence ATGGCCCATCTTTCACAACCACTGGTACTCTACGTTTCACTTTTAGCCCTGCCCATTGCGGGCGCACTCGTCAATGGGTTTGGTTTTCGTGATAACCCGCATGGGGGGGCGCAGGCAACGACCGCAGCTATCTGGACAAGTTGCTTACTGGCCATTGCGGGTCTGGTTTTCGGGGATCAGTACGAGGGGGCGGCTGTTTTCGGGATTCGGGCCGATGCCCTGTCGTGGATCATGGCAACCCTCATTCTGTTTGTGAGCGGTATTGTACACCAATATTCGCAGCGGTACATGGCTGGCGATCGCCGGTACCGTGCCTATTTTGTGCAGCTCTCGCTGCTGACGGCGGCCGCCCTGCTGATGGTCATGGCCGATCATGTGCTGTTGCTGCTGGCGGGTTGGGGACTGAGCAACGGGTTGCTTGTTCGCCTGATGATCCACAAAACCGGCTGGCGGGCCTCGTACAACGCAGGCATGCTGGCCCTGCGGATGTTTTTTCTGGGCTTTCTGCTGTTGGCCTTTGCGCTCATGCTCCTGGCTGACCTAAGCGGTAGTTACTCGCTCCGGGCTATTCTGACGGCGGGTGTCGATGTGAGCGCATCACCCATGACAACGGTACTGATCCTGATTATGATGGCGGCCCTGATTCAGTCGGCCCTGCTGCCCTTTCATAAGTGGCTGACCAGCTCGCTCAACTCACCCACGCCCGTGTCGGCCCTGATGCACGCCGGCCTTATCAACGGGGGCGGGTTTCTGCTGGCTCGGTTTGCACCCCTGTACCTCCACCAGAATGGACTCCTGCTGGTTTTGTTCGGGATTGGTGCGCTCACCGCCCTTGTCGGTGCCGTCTGGAAACTGATTCAGAGTGATATAAAGCGGATGCTGGCTTGCTCAACCATGAGTCAGATGGGCTTCATGGTGATGCAGTGCGGGCTGGGACTATTTCCAGCGGCTGTTGCGCACCTGTGCTGGCACGGCCTGTTTAAGGCCTTTCTGTTTCTGAGTGCTGGCTCAGCGGTTGCCGAAAAACGGCAGTTGGCCGCTTTCCGGCCGGGTACGCCCACGCAGTTTATGCTGGCCTGTGTAGCGGGTTTGGCCGGTGTGGTGGGGTTTGCGTACATGAGCAACAAACCCCTGCCGACAGCCGGACAACCCCTCGATTCAACGGTTGTGTTGCTGGGCTTTGCATTCATGGCCGCTACACAAATTGCCCAAACGGTGCTGCAAACGGGTAAGCCCCTGGTGCGGCTGGTACCGGCCCTTGTGCTGGCGTTGCTGGCGGGTGGTTTGTACGGGGTAAGCGTACATGGTATCGAAACGGTACTGACTCCGCTGGCTATTGCCGAGCCGCAGCCGCTTCATGGTGTACACCTGCTGGTATTGTCGGTGATGCTTCTGATCTGGGTGGGTATGAACCTGAACCTGTTGACCGAGCTACAAAACACCCGACTCTGGCGTAATCTGTACGTGGCGGCCCTCAACGGGAGTCAGCCCGATGCGAACACCACAACGCCCATCCGTACCACCTACCACGTTTAA
- a CDS encoding DUF2309 domain-containing protein: MQSTIAHSRPVAPAVSKRAQIQDAVSRAGRVLAPVWPLKTFIACNPLQGLESMPFEQALREGTRLFGRPETSPALEAVNRQLIKWGHVFLDEGQATIPMPNRHLGFYAAWRQLAFLDDELHGFDDDRRDWLKALPKAPEDAILLCLEALGVVEEEQVPFLSQSLAYLPGWSGYVKWRNEWQTPPTVNPNPITMIEWLAVRLAITSMLWPDAYQPTIQQALSPVATEKVEKTMSQLEQSEAIYRRQLLTQLLPQARQLGGVEQRADAQLVFCIDVRSEPFRRRLEAQGRYETFGFAGFFGLPIRVHHYADSEAHDACPVLLKPRHEVHETPLADEAQLQRFQTGNRFLKGLKATYNALKYNFATPFALVETLGAACGLLMLGRTLAPVSSKRLRESLTQAIQPEIPTKPDCCATPAGISAAEQATYAETALRLMGLTSGFGKLVVFCGHGSTTQNNAYASALDCGACGGNHGGPNAKLMAQILNTPSVRQKLAQNGIAIPTDTVFMAAEHNTTTDEVTLYDEPLANSNASELQGLLTALVAARESNSANRYNTFGRSAEGVDTVGATLRRSADWAEVRPEWGLARNAAFIVGPRQLTRQVDLEGRCFLHSYEWESDVESKLLETILTAPMVVAQWINNQYLFSTLDNVAYGSGSKVTHNVAGKLGVMQGNASDLMHGLPLQSVFASDETRYHEPQRLLTVVYAPRYRIDQIIERQPVLQTLFFNGWVKLVAIEPTDNRAYRLDVSGIWQRLAF, from the coding sequence ATGCAATCGACAATAGCTCATTCCCGCCCTGTTGCCCCTGCCGTTTCGAAGCGCGCCCAAATACAGGATGCCGTAAGCCGGGCTGGTCGGGTTTTGGCGCCGGTATGGCCTCTTAAAACGTTTATTGCCTGTAACCCGCTGCAAGGGCTGGAGTCGATGCCCTTTGAGCAGGCCCTTCGTGAAGGTACCCGGCTGTTTGGTCGGCCCGAAACGAGCCCGGCGCTCGAAGCAGTCAATCGGCAGTTGATCAAATGGGGGCATGTGTTTCTCGATGAAGGACAGGCTACCATTCCGATGCCCAACCGGCATCTGGGCTTTTATGCGGCCTGGCGGCAACTGGCGTTTCTGGACGATGAACTGCATGGATTCGACGACGATCGCCGGGATTGGCTGAAGGCCCTGCCCAAGGCTCCCGAAGACGCCATCCTGCTCTGCCTGGAAGCTCTCGGGGTAGTAGAGGAGGAGCAGGTGCCATTTTTGTCGCAGTCGCTGGCGTATTTGCCGGGTTGGTCGGGGTATGTGAAATGGCGCAACGAGTGGCAAACGCCCCCGACCGTCAACCCGAACCCCATTACCATGATCGAATGGCTGGCGGTACGGCTCGCAATTACGTCGATGCTCTGGCCCGATGCATACCAGCCCACGATTCAGCAGGCGTTGTCGCCCGTGGCAACGGAGAAGGTAGAAAAAACAATGAGCCAGCTGGAGCAGTCGGAGGCTATTTACCGTCGCCAATTGCTGACCCAACTCTTGCCGCAGGCCCGGCAGCTGGGTGGGGTAGAGCAACGCGCTGATGCACAATTGGTATTTTGTATCGACGTTCGTTCGGAACCGTTTCGGCGTCGGCTGGAAGCTCAGGGCCGTTACGAAACGTTTGGCTTTGCGGGCTTCTTCGGGCTACCTATTCGAGTACACCACTATGCCGATTCCGAAGCGCACGATGCCTGCCCGGTATTGCTTAAGCCGCGCCACGAGGTGCATGAAACACCGTTGGCCGACGAAGCACAGCTTCAGCGTTTTCAAACGGGCAACCGGTTTCTGAAAGGCTTGAAAGCAACGTACAACGCGCTCAAGTACAATTTTGCCACGCCGTTTGCGCTCGTCGAGACGCTGGGTGCGGCTTGTGGTCTGCTGATGCTCGGCCGAACGCTGGCCCCGGTGTCGAGCAAGCGGTTACGGGAGTCGCTGACCCAGGCCATACAACCCGAAATCCCGACCAAGCCCGATTGCTGTGCAACCCCGGCGGGGATTTCGGCTGCTGAGCAGGCCACCTATGCCGAAACGGCGCTTCGGCTCATGGGGCTGACAAGCGGGTTTGGCAAGTTGGTTGTGTTTTGCGGACACGGTAGCACCACCCAGAACAACGCGTACGCATCGGCCCTCGACTGCGGTGCCTGCGGAGGGAATCACGGTGGTCCTAACGCCAAACTGATGGCTCAGATTCTGAACACGCCCTCGGTGCGGCAGAAACTGGCCCAGAACGGGATTGCTATCCCAACGGATACGGTCTTTATGGCGGCCGAACACAACACCACGACCGACGAGGTAACGCTGTACGACGAACCTCTGGCCAACTCGAACGCGTCGGAATTGCAGGGCTTGCTAACGGCCCTGGTGGCGGCTCGTGAGAGCAACAGTGCTAACCGGTACAATACCTTCGGGCGGTCGGCCGAGGGGGTCGATACGGTGGGCGCCACGCTTCGTCGTAGTGCCGACTGGGCTGAGGTTCGGCCCGAATGGGGACTGGCTCGCAACGCGGCCTTTATTGTAGGGCCCCGGCAGCTTACCCGCCAGGTTGATCTGGAAGGCCGTTGTTTCCTGCACTCGTACGAGTGGGAGAGCGACGTGGAGAGCAAGCTGCTGGAGACCATTCTGACGGCCCCGATGGTGGTGGCGCAGTGGATTAACAACCAGTACCTGTTCTCAACGCTCGACAACGTGGCCTACGGCAGCGGTAGCAAGGTGACCCATAACGTAGCCGGTAAGCTGGGCGTGATGCAGGGCAACGCCAGTGATCTGATGCATGGTTTACCGCTCCAGTCGGTGTTTGCCAGCGACGAAACCCGCTATCACGAGCCACAGCGACTGCTTACGGTGGTGTACGCACCCCGCTACCGAATCGACCAGATTATTGAACGGCAACCCGTATTGCAGACCTTGTTTTTCAATGGATGGGTGAAACTTGTGGCCATTGAGCCGACCGATAACCGGGCGTACCGGCTCGATGTGAGCGGAATCTGGCAGCGGCTCGCCTTTTAA
- a CDS encoding DoxX family protein, with the protein MITQIRQTPNQKTGLLQTIFRLLLGANLLLAGIGHLTWARIEFLAQVPTWLPLDPDLVVVLSGVVEIGLGLSLLLLGRYKVWVGLATALFFVLIFPGNISQYVNRIDAFNLNSDTTRLVRLFFQPVLVAWALWSTGAWQAYRNGQLFNR; encoded by the coding sequence ATGATTACTCAAATACGACAAACCCCCAATCAAAAGACAGGTCTTTTGCAGACCATTTTCCGGTTGTTACTGGGCGCTAACCTGCTACTCGCGGGTATTGGCCACCTGACCTGGGCCCGGATCGAATTTCTGGCGCAGGTACCCACCTGGCTTCCACTCGATCCTGATCTGGTGGTGGTGCTGTCCGGGGTCGTTGAAATCGGGCTGGGTCTGTCGTTACTGTTGCTGGGGCGTTACAAGGTTTGGGTCGGGTTGGCGACGGCTCTGTTTTTTGTGCTCATTTTTCCCGGCAACATTTCGCAGTACGTGAATCGAATCGATGCATTCAATCTGAATTCGGACACCACCCGACTGGTACGGCTATTTTTTCAGCCTGTGCTGGTAGCCTGGGCCTTGTGGAGCACCGGAGCCTGGCAGGCATACCGTAATGGTCAGTTGTTTAATCGCTAA
- a CDS encoding MarR family winged helix-turn-helix transcriptional regulator, which produces MATEHLKLENQLCFPVYAVSRLITRAYQPFLDELGLTYPQYLALLVLWEKDNVTVNDVRQKLVLNTNTVTPLLKRLETMGLIRRSKSTEDERKVRVELTPEGRALESRAATIPERLVESLSATDLTVDEWMDLKNKLDRVLISLGPQQMTE; this is translated from the coding sequence ATGGCTACTGAACATTTAAAGCTCGAAAATCAGCTCTGTTTCCCGGTCTACGCCGTTTCGCGGCTCATCACCCGCGCGTATCAGCCGTTTCTTGACGAACTGGGCCTTACGTACCCGCAATACCTGGCGTTGCTGGTTTTGTGGGAAAAAGACAATGTCACAGTCAATGATGTCCGTCAGAAACTCGTGCTGAATACCAATACGGTGACGCCTTTGCTCAAGCGGTTGGAAACAATGGGGCTGATCCGGCGGAGCAAATCGACCGAAGATGAGCGCAAAGTACGGGTGGAGCTGACGCCCGAAGGCCGCGCGCTCGAAAGCCGGGCCGCTACCATTCCCGAACGGCTGGTGGAGAGCCTGAGCGCGACCGATCTGACCGTTGACGAGTGGATGGATTTGAAGAACAAACTCGACCGGGTGTTAATCTCGTTGGGTCCGCAACAGATGACGGAATAG
- a CDS encoding beta strand repeat-containing protein: protein MTLLNANFEGSNRPAYTGTGSIILNSQTYAGVSLNLYFLTSASVWVLEFDGQAYLSNTSTGSLPPTTGWLAETSGVVGPCTGNTPLAVQLPATLATVTTTAPSDIRPNRATLGGNVTNDGGGAISERGVVYITGTSTPTISNTKIMSGTGTGAFSVTATGLNPNTLYSVRAYAINSAGPSYGTSLTFTTSAAPTPLTVSIIQTTNVSCAGGANGSLSASASGGVGSYTYNWTPGNPAGDGTATITGLAAGSYTITVTDNQGTSATAVGTVTQPNPIFIGNSQTNVSCNGNTNGSISVSPTGGSGGFTYRWSNSATTSSINNLAAGVYSVTVTDANSCTATRSFTITQPPALVTSSSSQINVSCNGGSTGSASVAVSGGTPGYTYSWAPSGGTAATANGLSAGIYTVTITDANACTTTRSFTITQPPALAVSSSQTNVSCNGGNNGTASVSVSGGAPGYTYSWAPSGGTAATANGLSAGTYIVTITDANGCVATQAFTITQPAPLVASTIQNNVICNGATNGSATVTPSGGVGGYTYSWAPSGGTAATATGLAAGSYTVTITDANGCIITRSFTITQPPALVISNSSQTNVSCNGGNTGAASVAVSGGVGGYTYLWTPSGAITPSATGLTAGIYTVLITDANGCTITRSFTITQPPALAVATSQTNVSCNGGNNGAASVSVSGGAPGYTYSWAPSGGTAATASNLTAGTYTVTITDANACTTTRSFTITQQAAITITPSQTNVTCNGLANGAAAVSVSGSSGPYTYSWAPSGGNAATATGLAAGSYTVTITDANGCVATQPFTITQPPSLVLGGNQTNVSCNGAANGSATVSPTGGAGGFTYRWSNSATTGSINNLAAGVYSVTVTDANLCTATRSFTITQPSVLVTTSSQTDVSCNGGTNGSATVTPSGGVGGYTYSWAPSGGTAATATGLAAGNYTVTITDANGCTTTRNFTITQPPVLAATMSQTNVSTFAATDGRASVSVSGGAGNSYTYDWTPGNPTGDGTNTISGLAAGLYSVLITDPNGCTISQSVNITQPGQLTTPAPVVLTPANGSLINTATPTITGTSAPNSTITVFVDGSSVGTTTANGAGNWTLTLSNALAQGSHTVRARAQLVNQIQSPDSNTNTFTVDSNGPGVTLNTTATNPTQVSPIPVTIAFTESVTGLTLAEISVSNGTASNLTGSGSSYNVNIIPAGTGLVTVSVAAGVAQDNAGNQNLASNGISIQYNTPNSAPTVANAIPPQSATVGQAFTFTIPANTFTDIETPNSLTLSVAGLPPNLTFSGNTISGLVSSSGTSNVTVTATDPGGLSVNTTFIITTASQPFGGTVVSYNCQTGAIVLGSVGSTGGVIEYFAIGVTGWTTNPNQIIEAGLRADPKPITIQVRQNGVEGLPFIFNFGQFCGNNTPPLLVNAVPPQSATVGVPYTLNLGNVFTDAQTPGQITLSGSGVPAGLNLIGTFITGTPSASGVSTITLTATDPGGLSSSTSFVLTVSPVGSQTGTPPPTGGLLSATVVSYNCSTGAIVFGSTGGNGSAVEYLSIGITGWTINTNHVIEAGLRADPKPITVQIRQNGVLGQAFVFDFGAFCAGAPQPPVSTTSCGSPTATLGSTLQVTGVTEVNCQTGSFRILTSGGNGSPISYANLVGLSNADPNNCLRVLDNPDLIRAVNNPASDIGPLNLRVTQNGVTSNTFSFNFKQFCTGTARIARAEDTPLEVTVLGNPTTAEWVTVRIAGAGSEAIALEVADTRGHLVSQQQAVASQGEATTRVRVGASAGMYVLRVSTPTRTQTVKIVRQ, encoded by the coding sequence TTGACGCTTCTCAATGCAAACTTTGAGGGTTCAAACCGCCCGGCCTACACAGGTACGGGCAGTATCATCCTCAACAGCCAAACGTACGCAGGCGTATCACTGAATCTGTATTTCCTGACCTCGGCGTCAGTTTGGGTACTCGAATTTGATGGGCAAGCGTATCTGTCAAACACCTCAACGGGCAGCTTGCCTCCCACTACCGGCTGGTTAGCCGAAACATCAGGTGTAGTAGGACCCTGCACGGGTAATACGCCGTTGGCAGTACAACTACCAGCTACCCTGGCTACCGTGACGACCACGGCTCCGAGTGATATACGACCCAACCGGGCCACACTCGGCGGCAATGTCACTAACGATGGCGGAGGGGCAATTTCCGAGCGCGGGGTCGTTTATATTACCGGCACCAGTACGCCTACTATATCGAACACTAAAATAATGAGTGGTACAGGTACGGGTGCATTCTCTGTAACAGCCACCGGACTAAACCCCAATACTCTGTATTCGGTACGCGCCTATGCAATCAACAGCGCTGGCCCAAGCTACGGCACATCCCTGACCTTTACAACATCAGCAGCTCCCACTCCACTGACCGTCAGTATTATCCAAACCACCAATGTTAGCTGTGCCGGAGGAGCAAACGGCTCTCTGAGCGCTTCGGCCAGTGGCGGGGTTGGATCATACACGTACAACTGGACACCCGGCAACCCCGCTGGCGACGGTACCGCTACTATCACCGGGCTGGCTGCGGGAAGTTACACTATTACAGTGACCGACAATCAGGGTACATCCGCTACGGCTGTCGGCACGGTCACGCAGCCTAATCCAATTTTCATTGGTAATTCGCAAACCAACGTCAGCTGTAATGGGAATACCAATGGCTCCATTTCAGTGTCGCCTACAGGTGGGTCGGGCGGATTCACCTACCGGTGGAGCAATTCGGCAACGACCAGTTCGATAAATAACTTAGCCGCGGGAGTGTACTCGGTTACCGTTACCGATGCCAATTCATGTACGGCTACCCGGAGCTTCACCATCACACAGCCTCCCGCCCTGGTTACCAGCAGCTCTTCACAGATTAATGTAAGCTGCAATGGAGGTAGTACAGGCTCCGCTTCAGTAGCAGTTTCGGGAGGAACGCCTGGTTATACATACAGCTGGGCGCCTTCGGGTGGTACAGCGGCTACGGCTAACGGCTTGTCCGCCGGTATATATACCGTGACCATCACCGACGCGAATGCATGCACGACCACCCGAAGCTTCACCATCACGCAGCCCCCAGCACTGGCGGTATCAAGCAGCCAAACGAACGTTAGCTGCAATGGCGGCAACAACGGCACAGCATCAGTCTCCGTATCAGGAGGAGCCCCCGGTTACACCTACAGTTGGGCACCTTCAGGCGGTACAGCGGCTACGGCTAACGGCTTGTCGGCCGGCACCTATATTGTGACTATCACCGACGCCAATGGCTGTGTTGCCACTCAGGCGTTCACTATTACACAGCCAGCACCACTGGTTGCCAGTACCATTCAGAATAACGTTATCTGTAACGGTGCTACCAATGGCTCGGCTACAGTAACGCCCTCTGGTGGCGTGGGAGGTTACACGTATAGCTGGGCACCTTCGGGCGGCACAGCGGCTACCGCTACGGGTCTCGCGGCTGGTAGCTACACCGTCACCATCACCGACGCCAATGGTTGCATAATAACCCGGAGCTTCACCATTACCCAACCCCCAGCGTTGGTTATCAGCAATTCTTCACAAACGAATGTTAGCTGTAACGGTGGCAATACAGGGGCCGCTTCAGTAGCAGTCTCAGGTGGCGTAGGGGGTTACACCTATCTTTGGACTCCATCAGGCGCAATAACACCTAGTGCTACGGGTTTAACGGCCGGCATATACACTGTGCTCATTACCGACGCCAATGGTTGCACAATAACCCGGAGCTTCACCATCACACAGCCCCCAGCACTGGCGGTAGCAACCAGCCAAACGAACGTTAGCTGCAATGGCGGCAACAACGGCGCAGCATCAGTCTCCGTATCAGGAGGAGCCCCCGGTTACACCTACAGTTGGGCACCTTCGGGCGGTACAGCGGCTACGGCATCAAATCTGACAGCTGGCACCTATACTGTGACCATCACCGACGCCAATGCGTGCACAACTACCCGGAGTTTCACCATCACCCAGCAGGCCGCCATTACCATCACGCCCAGCCAGACCAATGTTACCTGCAACGGATTGGCCAATGGTGCGGCAGCGGTATCTGTTTCGGGTAGCTCAGGGCCTTACACCTACAGCTGGGCACCTTCAGGTGGTAATGCGGCTACCGCTACGGGTCTCGCGGCCGGTAGCTACACCGTGACAATCACCGACGCCAATGGTTGCGTGGCAACCCAACCATTTACCATCACGCAGCCCCCTTCTCTGGTATTAGGCGGCAACCAAACGAATGTCAGCTGTAATGGCGCAGCCAATGGCTCGGCTACGGTGTCGCCTACAGGAGGGGCGGGCGGATTCACCTACCGGTGGAGCAATTCGGCAACGACCGGTTCGATAAATAACTTAGCCGCGGGGGTGTACTCCGTCACCGTTACCGATGCCAATTTGTGCACAGCCACCCGGAGTTTTACCATCACGCAGCCATCCGTACTGGTTACCACCAGTAGCCAAACGGACGTCAGCTGCAACGGTGGTACCAACGGATCGGCAACGGTAACGCCCTCTGGTGGCGTGGGGGGTTACACGTACAGCTGGGCACCTTCGGGCGGCACAGCGGCTACCGCTACGGGTCTCGCGGCTGGTAACTACACCGTGACAATCACCGACGCAAATGGGTGCACAACTACCCGGAACTTCACCATCACACAGCCCCCGGTTCTGGCCGCCACGATGAGCCAGACAAACGTTTCGACCTTTGCAGCTACCGATGGACGGGCCTCCGTTTCGGTTTCGGGCGGAGCAGGTAACTCATACACCTACGACTGGACGCCCGGCAACCCAACCGGCGATGGTACCAATACGATTTCGGGTTTGGCAGCAGGTCTGTACAGTGTGCTCATCACCGACCCCAACGGTTGCACGATCTCACAGAGTGTGAACATCACCCAGCCCGGTCAGCTTACAACGCCCGCGCCGGTGGTACTAACGCCCGCCAATGGATCACTGATCAACACCGCTACGCCCACCATTACAGGGACATCCGCACCTAACAGTACTATTACGGTTTTTGTAGATGGTAGCTCTGTGGGTACCACAACCGCTAATGGTGCAGGGAACTGGACGTTGACGCTCTCAAATGCACTGGCGCAGGGCTCGCATACCGTTCGGGCACGGGCGCAATTGGTGAACCAGATTCAGAGCCCCGACAGCAATACGAACACCTTTACCGTTGACTCGAACGGGCCCGGAGTAACCCTCAACACAACAGCAACCAACCCAACCCAGGTGTCGCCCATTCCGGTGACGATTGCCTTCACCGAATCGGTAACAGGGCTTACGTTGGCCGAGATTAGCGTGAGCAACGGCACTGCGTCGAACCTGACCGGTAGCGGCAGCAGCTACAACGTGAATATCATTCCTGCCGGTACGGGGCTGGTCACCGTCAGCGTAGCAGCCGGGGTTGCACAGGACAATGCCGGCAACCAGAACCTGGCGTCGAACGGAATCAGCATCCAGTACAACACGCCCAACAGCGCCCCAACGGTAGCCAATGCCATTCCTCCGCAGTCGGCAACCGTAGGCCAGGCGTTTACGTTTACAATTCCGGCCAATACCTTCACCGACATTGAAACACCGAACAGCCTCACCCTGTCGGTAGCAGGCCTGCCGCCAAACCTTACGTTCAGCGGCAACACCATCAGCGGCCTTGTTTCATCATCGGGCACCAGCAACGTGACGGTTACGGCCACTGACCCCGGTGGTTTGTCGGTCAACACCACCTTTATCATCACGACAGCGAGCCAGCCTTTTGGCGGAACCGTGGTGAGTTACAACTGCCAGACCGGTGCGATTGTGCTGGGCTCGGTAGGTAGCACGGGCGGAGTGATTGAGTACTTTGCCATTGGTGTAACGGGCTGGACCACCAATCCGAACCAGATTATTGAGGCTGGTTTGCGGGCCGACCCGAAGCCCATCACGATTCAGGTACGGCAAAACGGCGTTGAAGGTCTGCCGTTTATCTTCAACTTTGGTCAGTTCTGCGGCAACAATACCCCGCCCCTACTGGTCAACGCGGTGCCCCCACAATCGGCTACGGTTGGGGTTCCCTACACGCTGAATCTGGGCAATGTGTTCACCGACGCCCAGACACCCGGACAGATAACCCTGTCGGGCTCAGGCGTACCGGCTGGTCTGAACCTGATCGGTACGTTTATCACCGGTACACCGTCAGCGTCGGGTGTGAGCACCATTACGCTCACCGCCACCGATCCGGGTGGTCTCAGCAGCAGCACCAGCTTTGTGCTGACGGTTAGCCCCGTGGGTAGCCAGACAGGCACCCCACCCCCCACAGGCGGGTTGTTGTCGGCCACTGTGGTGAGCTACAACTGTAGCACGGGCGCCATTGTATTCGGATCAACGGGCGGTAACGGATCGGCGGTTGAATACCTCTCGATTGGTATTACGGGCTGGACTATCAACACAAACCACGTGATTGAGGCCGGTCTGCGGGCCGACCCGAAGCCAATCACGGTGCAGATTCGGCAGAATGGCGTGTTGGGTCAGGCGTTTGTGTTCGACTTTGGGGCCTTCTGCGCGGGTGCCCCCCAGCCGCCTGTCAGCACCACCAGTTGCGGCAGCCCAACGGCCACCTTGGGTAGCACCTTGCAGGTAACGGGCGTTACGGAGGTGAACTGCCAGACGGGCTCGTTCCGGATTCTGACGAGTGGCGGCAACGGGTCTCCCATCAGCTACGCCAATCTGGTAGGTCTGAGCAATGCCGACCCCAACAACTGTCTGCGGGTACTCGATAACCCTGACCTGATTCGGGCGGTAAACAACCCCGCTTCTGACATTGGCCCGCTCAACCTGCGGGTTACGCAGAACGGCGTCACCAGCAATACGTTTAGCTTCAACTTCAAGCAGTTCTGTACGGGCACTGCCCGGATTGCACGGGCCGAAGACACCCCGCTGGAGGTAACGGTACTGGGCAACCCCACCACCGCTGAGTGGGTAACTGTGCGGATAGCCGGAGCCGGTAGCGAAGCCATTGCTCTGGAGGTGGCCGATACACGAGGCCATCTGGTGAGCCAGCAGCAGGCAGTAGCCAGCCAGGGCGAAGCTACTACGCGGGTTCGGGTTGGTGCGTCGGCAGGTATGTACGTACTCCGGGTGAGCACACCAACGCGCACCCAAACGGTGAAGATCGTGCGGCAGTAA